The following coding sequences lie in one Treponema sp. OMZ 790 genomic window:
- a CDS encoding C69 family dipeptidase translates to MKKALIFIVLLMLVKTSPLFACTGFVAGKNATADGSRIIARTEDLEGAKNKLFKVYPRKENKETIIFEDPSGFKMELPKISYKYTAICDADQGGGIYDAAGFNEYGLAMSATVSANPGASAQKYDPLVSGGISEASITTVVLPYAKTAREAVERTASIIDKYGSAEGNILFFADDKEIWYMEILSGHQYAAVKVPDDSYAVIPNHFLLGYVDVNSPDVIASRNLISLPQQKGFYEEYEGKFHVALTYADEIGDYERDRIWGGQNKLSPSKKVEHGQDVFSLWRKPDKKITIKDVMELQRYRYEGTELDANVEDDIRPIGDPTSMECHILQLKPNLPKAVGGIIWLAMANAEHSVYLPFHGNINDTISSYKVDDGEFNPDSFYWTMRAINVFSALDREKFGKNIRKLWSSYEDKLIKEQYKKDKELTRTYQKSGAKAASEYATRIGNETASEIFEKAKKVYKELLTYMAADEGNKREEYFKPSFK, encoded by the coding sequence ATGAAAAAAGCTCTTATTTTTATTGTTTTATTAATGTTGGTAAAGACTTCACCTCTTTTTGCATGTACAGGTTTTGTTGCAGGAAAAAATGCTACTGCAGACGGAAGCCGCATTATAGCAAGAACGGAAGATTTGGAAGGAGCAAAAAATAAGCTTTTTAAGGTTTATCCCCGTAAAGAAAATAAAGAAACTATTATTTTTGAAGATCCGTCAGGTTTTAAAATGGAACTTCCGAAAATAAGTTATAAGTACACAGCAATCTGCGATGCCGACCAAGGCGGAGGAATCTATGATGCCGCAGGCTTTAACGAATACGGGCTTGCAATGAGTGCTACAGTTTCGGCCAATCCCGGAGCTTCAGCCCAAAAGTACGACCCCCTTGTTTCAGGCGGAATATCTGAGGCCTCTATTACTACCGTTGTTCTCCCTTATGCAAAAACTGCGCGTGAAGCTGTTGAACGGACAGCCTCCATAATAGATAAATACGGATCAGCTGAAGGAAATATTTTATTCTTTGCAGATGACAAAGAAATATGGTATATGGAAATTTTATCCGGCCATCAGTATGCGGCTGTGAAGGTTCCTGATGATTCTTATGCCGTTATCCCCAACCATTTTTTATTGGGCTATGTTGATGTAAACAGCCCGGATGTAATTGCTTCTAGGAATTTAATTTCTCTTCCGCAGCAAAAAGGCTTTTATGAAGAGTATGAAGGAAAATTCCATGTTGCCCTTACCTATGCCGATGAGATAGGCGATTACGAAAGAGATAGAATATGGGGCGGACAAAATAAACTTTCACCTTCAAAAAAAGTAGAGCATGGCCAAGATGTTTTTTCTCTTTGGAGAAAACCGGATAAAAAAATCACTATAAAGGATGTTATGGAATTACAAAGATACCGCTATGAGGGAACTGAGCTGGATGCCAATGTCGAGGATGACATACGCCCGATCGGAGATCCTACTTCAATGGAATGTCACATTCTTCAACTAAAGCCGAATCTTCCCAAGGCTGTGGGCGGTATAATTTGGCTTGCAATGGCTAACGCCGAACATTCGGTGTACCTTCCGTTCCATGGAAATATAAATGATACAATTTCTTCTTACAAGGTAGATGACGGAGAATTTAATCCCGATTCTTTTTATTGGACAATGAGGGCTATCAACGTTTTTTCTGCACTCGATCGAGAAAAATTCGGCAAGAATATAAGAAAGCTCTGGAGCTCATATGAAGATAAACTTATCAAAGAGCAGTACAAAAAAGATAAGGAACTTACAAGGACATATCAAAAAAGCGGAGCGAAAGCTGCTTCCGAATACGCAACCCGTATCGGCAATGAAACCGCCTCAGAAATTTTTGAAAAGGCAAAAAAAGTTTACAAGGAACTTCTCACCTATATGGCCGCAGATGAAGGAAACAAAAGAGAAGAGTATTTTAAGCCTTCTTTTAAATAA
- a CDS encoding ABC transporter ATP-binding protein, protein MYLELKNLTKTYKEKNAVKNISFNLEKGKLLCLLGPSGCGKSTVLKSIGGFLKPDSGKIILDGKEITNELPENRNVSTVFQSYGLFPHMNVLSNIIYGLKFKKIPKSERIEAGMKMIKTMGLSGYEKKHISELSGGEQQRVALARSLIIKPKLLLLDEPLSNLDAKLRINMRKEIKQIQKEFNITTIFVTHDQSEAFEIADKIILMNNGEIIQEGTAEALYNQPANDFALDFIGTNNKIENSYIRPEKIRVFKSLPEGDDTENFEEAQITNIIFKGEIIELFLKNKEKELKAVVLNNDCNYQKDERVYISYIKENLN, encoded by the coding sequence ATGTATCTTGAATTGAAAAACTTAACAAAAACATATAAAGAAAAAAATGCAGTAAAAAATATCAGCTTCAATCTTGAAAAAGGAAAACTCCTCTGTCTTTTAGGCCCATCCGGCTGCGGAAAAAGCACGGTGCTAAAATCGATAGGAGGTTTTTTAAAACCGGACAGCGGAAAAATAATTCTTGACGGTAAAGAAATTACAAATGAACTGCCTGAAAATCGAAATGTTTCTACGGTCTTTCAATCTTACGGACTTTTTCCTCACATGAATGTTTTATCTAATATTATTTACGGTTTAAAATTTAAAAAAATACCTAAGAGCGAGCGTATCGAAGCCGGAATGAAGATGATCAAAACAATGGGCTTATCCGGTTATGAAAAAAAACATATAAGCGAACTTTCCGGCGGGGAGCAGCAGAGGGTCGCCCTTGCACGCAGTTTGATTATAAAACCTAAACTCCTTTTGCTGGATGAACCTTTGAGTAATTTGGATGCAAAACTAAGAATCAATATGCGTAAAGAAATAAAACAAATTCAAAAAGAATTTAACATCACCACAATTTTTGTCACTCATGATCAGAGCGAAGCCTTTGAAATTGCCGACAAAATTATTTTGATGAACAATGGAGAAATTATTCAGGAAGGAACAGCCGAAGCTCTTTACAATCAGCCTGCAAACGATTTTGCTCTTGACTTTATCGGCACAAACAATAAAATAGAAAACTCATATATCAGACCCGAAAAAATAAGAGTATTTAAATCTTTACCGGAAGGAGATGATACTGAAAATTTTGAAGAGGCTCAAATTACCAATATTATCTTTAAGGGTGAAATAATTGAACTCTTTCTTAAAAACAAAGAAAAAGAATTAAAGGCCGTTGTTTTAAACAATGACTGTAATTATCAAAAAGATGAAAGAGTCTACATCAGTTATATTAAGGAGAATTTAAATTGA
- a CDS encoding S9 family peptidase gives MKRKRKLILWIAALVLLIFFIVPMGIAYFMYKDIFSERYTTASHMKRQIEEFKGLKLKQYFFTSNKGQKLTAYKYYKEDSNYKGLIIIAHGLGGGGHNSYMDVADYLAGSGYLIFSYDATGNDESEGSGAGGLPQGIIDLDYAIRFVKENEEFKNLPIMLFGHSWGGYSVGSVLNVHKDIAAVVMAAGFNSSISIIRDRGADFIGKWINFFIPYFSLIEKIKFGRYAKYSCINGFENSNTKIMLIHSSDDDSVSFENNYKEFYKKFKDNSRFTFIDYNNRGHNYLYYTDEARAYGKKLNEDFKVFKNTLQVELTSEIRSDYFKEHLDKKRFFEIDKKLMEKIVTFYDENSTAELLNKYNRADRDKKNKQAVDAVFKFIYKKSLAENDIKELSKKEIDPDNLGFNISKISFSKNGVDVRFNIDYFLYKNAGYKVNITIENFVKERLSGLFKKYKNIETEFNNFFIHDPMNNSYSYTFVDNNIEKKYLYEKNILVGKPNKIKLPEDYQKDYNALFYPEDNIPYGYNIGITNEIPYGRKAMGHLLELKDSKIFENILIGENPAGRMYAAEALLKISKNIATIKKINKVFAILKKDNITYLSCAGCIVKPKIYELLQEN, from the coding sequence ATGAAAAGAAAAAGAAAACTGATTTTGTGGATAGCAGCTCTTGTGCTGCTTATCTTTTTTATTGTGCCGATGGGCATTGCTTACTTTATGTATAAAGATATTTTTTCTGAAAGGTATACAACCGCTTCTCATATGAAACGGCAGATAGAAGAATTTAAAGGTTTGAAACTAAAGCAATATTTTTTTACTTCAAATAAAGGACAAAAACTTACTGCGTATAAATATTATAAAGAAGATAGCAATTATAAGGGGCTTATAATAATAGCTCACGGCTTGGGCGGCGGCGGACATAATTCTTATATGGATGTTGCCGATTATTTAGCGGGAAGCGGCTATTTAATTTTTTCCTATGATGCTACGGGAAATGATGAAAGCGAAGGAAGCGGAGCCGGAGGCTTACCTCAGGGGATTATCGATCTTGATTATGCAATCAGGTTTGTAAAAGAAAATGAAGAATTTAAAAATTTACCGATTATGCTTTTCGGTCACAGTTGGGGCGGCTATTCCGTTGGAAGTGTTTTAAATGTACATAAGGATATAGCAGCTGTTGTGATGGCAGCCGGTTTTAATTCTTCTATCTCTATAATAAGGGATAGGGGAGCCGATTTCATTGGAAAATGGATTAACTTTTTTATACCTTATTTTTCGTTAATAGAAAAAATCAAATTCGGAAGGTATGCAAAATACTCTTGCATTAATGGATTTGAAAATTCTAATACAAAGATAATGCTTATTCACAGTTCAGATGATGACAGCGTTTCTTTTGAAAATAATTATAAAGAGTTTTATAAAAAATTTAAAGATAACAGCCGGTTTACTTTTATTGATTATAATAATCGAGGCCATAATTATTTATATTATACTGATGAAGCTAGGGCTTACGGCAAAAAACTCAACGAAGATTTTAAAGTCTTTAAAAATACACTTCAAGTAGAACTAACATCTGAAATACGGAGCGATTATTTTAAAGAACACTTAGACAAAAAACGCTTTTTTGAAATCGATAAAAAGCTAATGGAAAAAATAGTTACGTTCTATGATGAAAATTCCACAGCAGAACTTCTTAATAAATATAATCGTGCTGATAGAGATAAAAAAAATAAACAAGCCGTCGATGCTGTTTTTAAATTTATATACAAAAAATCTTTAGCGGAAAATGATATTAAAGAATTATCAAAAAAAGAAATCGACCCTGACAACTTGGGTTTTAATATTTCAAAAATTTCGTTTTCAAAAAACGGAGTTGATGTGAGATTTAACATTGATTACTTTTTATATAAAAATGCAGGATATAAAGTAAATATCACGATTGAGAATTTTGTAAAAGAGAGATTATCCGGTTTATTTAAAAAATATAAAAATATTGAAACGGAATTTAATAATTTTTTTATTCATGATCCCATGAATAATTCTTATTCTTATACATTTGTTGATAATAATATTGAAAAAAAATATTTATATGAAAAGAATATTTTAGTCGGGAAACCGAATAAAATTAAATTACCTGAAGATTATCAGAAAGACTATAATGCTCTTTTTTACCCTGAAGATAATATACCCTATGGTTATAATATTGGAATTACAAATGAAATTCCGTATGGACGTAAAGCTATGGGGCATCTTTTAGAATTAAAAGATTCAAAAATTTTTGAAAACATATTGATAGGAGAAAATCCTGCAGGACGTATGTACGCAGCAGAAGCTTTACTGAAAATATCAAAAAACATAGCGACAATAAAAAAAATTAATAAAGTATTTGCAATTCTAAAGAAAGATAATATTACCTATCTATCCTGTGCAGGGTGTATTGTGAAACCTAAAATATATGAGCTTCTACAGGAGAATTAA
- a CDS encoding glycosyltransferase family 4 protein, translated as MKILHCLAQLPMKTGSGVYFSTLVEGMIKKGHKNAVLYGTQLPFAEKTFNESLPDNLQGRVKEYPVKFLSGYEQEEKTFNEDLPFPIAGMSDIMPYTSTVYSEMSEEMYQKWISVFEKNLLRIREEFNPDVIISHHLFILTSLVKKIFPGKKIIGISHGTDIRQIKKNPWIKTQYIQNLDKLDLYFTVSPKDIAEVQNIFSANPEKIKLAGGGFNPDIFNDKDRHVFDGTFRLCYAGKISDSKGVFELAKPLPLILKKYPDTELTLVGNATEEQKAVLLKNAGYSENLKIVNASSQICMCKILKQNDIFILPSYYEALGLVAVEALACGLFTVTTEIEGLINLLGEKINTSGLIEFVKLPRIYDVDKAYEEDKPAFVEALTEKIMLQMERLKSQKDFYSPLAEEIKKHSWDSIIDRIEKMITAI; from the coding sequence TTGAAGATACTTCACTGTCTTGCGCAATTACCGATGAAAACAGGAAGCGGGGTTTATTTTAGTACCCTCGTCGAAGGAATGATAAAAAAAGGACATAAAAACGCCGTTCTTTATGGAACACAGCTTCCCTTTGCCGAAAAAACTTTTAATGAATCTTTACCGGACAATTTACAAGGAAGAGTAAAAGAATATCCTGTTAAATTTTTATCCGGTTATGAACAAGAAGAAAAAACTTTTAATGAAGACTTGCCCTTTCCGATTGCAGGCATGAGCGACATAATGCCTTACACCTCAACCGTATATTCAGAAATGAGCGAGGAGATGTACCAAAAATGGATTTCGGTTTTTGAAAAAAATCTTCTCCGCATAAGAGAAGAATTTAATCCCGATGTCATCATAAGCCATCATCTTTTTATCTTAACCTCTTTGGTAAAAAAAATATTTCCCGGCAAAAAAATAATCGGCATAAGCCACGGCACGGATATAAGGCAGATTAAAAAGAATCCTTGGATAAAGACACAGTACATACAAAATTTAGATAAGCTAGATTTATATTTTACGGTAAGCCCTAAGGATATTGCCGAGGTGCAAAATATTTTTTCGGCAAACCCTGAAAAAATTAAATTGGCAGGCGGAGGCTTTAATCCGGATATTTTTAACGATAAGGATAGGCATGTTTTTGACGGAACATTCAGACTCTGCTATGCAGGAAAAATATCCGATTCAAAGGGAGTTTTTGAACTTGCAAAACCCCTTCCGCTTATTTTAAAAAAATATCCTGATACGGAATTAACCTTAGTCGGAAATGCAACGGAAGAACAAAAAGCTGTTCTTTTAAAAAATGCCGGATACAGTGAAAACTTAAAAATAGTAAATGCTTCATCGCAAATCTGTATGTGTAAAATTTTAAAACAAAACGATATTTTTATTTTGCCCTCGTACTATGAGGCTTTGGGACTTGTAGCAGTTGAAGCCTTAGCCTGCGGTCTTTTTACAGTTACAACGGAAATAGAAGGCTTAATAAACCTCCTCGGCGAAAAAATTAACACAAGCGGCCTTATAGAATTTGTAAAACTCCCACGCATTTACGATGTGGACAAGGCCTATGAAGAAGATAAACCCGCCTTTGTCGAAGCCCTGACCGAAAAAATAATGCTTCAAATGGAAAGACTTAAATCACAAAAAGATTTTTATTCTCCCCTTGCAGAAGAAATAAAAAAACATTCTTGGGACAGCATTATCGATAGAATTGAAAAAATGATAACAGCTATTTAA
- the murD gene encoding UDP-N-acetylmuramoyl-L-alanine--D-glutamate ligase, with translation MQISLENIKNKKVTVMGLGLNGGGVAAARFFARYGAEVTVTDLKTSEELRPSIEKLSSFTNIRFVLGEHRIEDFKESDLVIKNPGVKLEGNVFLEAAKQVESDISVFLALSKAPVLAVTGSKGKSSTVSALYYGLKKLGYNAFLGGNITVSPLSFFEETSKDTPVVLELSSWQLADLKTKGLLKPKAAIITPIMPDHLNWYGTMEKYVADKKIIYENMDEADYLICNFDDGWGKIFAEETRANVFWYSEKNLPEECRGVFFNNRQEGVCNLNDEERLLLSKDAKVPGLKLKQNVLNAGLALLLYQKFHQAENLKEKKNKDQAEIIRKFMDEYSGIEHRLEFFYEKNGIKFYNDTAATIPEASAAAIEAFDKPPILICGGTNKNLNFIPLAEKAKLTKSIYLLAGTGTDLLIPLLKEKSVEYKGPFDGLDSLLLSLKENLEAGDIVILSPGAASFGMFKNEFDRGNKFKEKVKEIFC, from the coding sequence ATGCAAATAAGCTTAGAAAATATAAAGAATAAAAAAGTAACCGTTATGGGCTTAGGGCTCAACGGCGGCGGGGTTGCGGCTGCCCGATTTTTTGCCCGGTACGGAGCCGAGGTTACCGTAACCGATTTAAAAACTTCGGAAGAGCTAAGACCTTCAATCGAAAAATTATCCTCCTTTACAAATATAAGATTTGTTCTCGGAGAACACAGAATAGAAGATTTTAAAGAGTCCGATCTTGTTATTAAAAACCCAGGTGTAAAACTTGAAGGGAATGTTTTTTTGGAAGCTGCAAAACAAGTAGAATCGGATATTTCCGTTTTTCTCGCTCTTTCAAAGGCTCCGGTTTTGGCGGTAACCGGAAGCAAGGGAAAGTCCTCCACGGTAAGCGCCCTTTATTACGGGCTTAAAAAATTAGGGTACAATGCTTTTTTGGGCGGGAACATTACGGTCAGCCCCTTAAGTTTTTTTGAAGAAACCTCGAAGGATACTCCCGTGGTGCTTGAGCTTTCCAGCTGGCAGCTTGCCGATTTAAAAACCAAGGGTCTTCTTAAACCAAAGGCTGCGATTATTACGCCCATAATGCCCGATCACTTAAATTGGTACGGCACAATGGAAAAATATGTTGCCGACAAAAAAATCATCTATGAAAATATGGATGAAGCGGATTATCTAATCTGCAACTTTGATGACGGGTGGGGTAAAATTTTTGCAGAAGAAACAAGAGCAAATGTTTTTTGGTACAGCGAGAAAAATTTGCCTGAAGAATGCCGAGGCGTTTTTTTTAATAACCGGCAAGAAGGCGTCTGCAATTTAAATGATGAAGAAAGGCTATTACTTTCAAAAGATGCAAAAGTTCCCGGGCTTAAACTTAAACAAAATGTCTTGAATGCTGGTCTCGCTCTTTTGCTTTACCAAAAATTTCATCAGGCAGAAAATTTAAAAGAAAAGAAAAACAAAGATCAAGCTGAGATTATCCGTAAATTTATGGACGAGTATTCGGGAATTGAGCATCGCTTGGAATTCTTTTATGAAAAAAACGGAATAAAATTTTATAACGATACGGCGGCAACAATTCCTGAAGCTTCTGCCGCTGCCATAGAAGCTTTTGATAAACCGCCGATCTTAATTTGCGGCGGAACAAATAAAAATTTAAATTTTATTCCGCTTGCCGAAAAAGCAAAGCTGACTAAAAGCATCTATCTTCTTGCAGGCACAGGAACGGATCTTTTAATTCCTTTACTTAAAGAAAAATCGGTTGAATATAAAGGCCCCTTTGACGGTTTGGATTCTCTTTTGCTTTCATTAAAAGAAAATTTAGAAGCGGGCGACATTGTAATCCTGTCGCCGGGAGCTGCCTCCTTCGGTATGTTCAAAAACGAATTCGACCGCGGCAATAAATTTAAAGAAAAGGTAAAAGAAATATTTTGCTGA